The following are from one region of the Achromobacter xylosoxidans genome:
- a CDS encoding nucleotidyl transferase AbiEii/AbiGii toxin family protein: MARMTHGEAQLASEYDDRTTAAVKSVLIEIGQILGSFKGRFAVVGGAVPWLLLGNEDMPHVGTLDVDLGLDAEALGDGQYAHLVESLLSQGYAQRKELRRFQLVRQIQANDGGPAIDVVIDFLMPRQAEIVRNAPALISEFAVQRADGADLALRFYQMVAIAGSMPNGGTNRVEVAVCSIPALLAMKGHAIQGRYKQKDAYDIYYCIRNYAGGAEVLADDCLPLLQHESGVKGYTYIAAKFDTVDGFGPTCVRRFVEDANVLGERTADQWQQDAFGQVDAWLRALGLRTQ, from the coding sequence ATGGCACGAATGACGCATGGCGAGGCACAGCTGGCTAGCGAGTACGACGACCGCACGACGGCGGCAGTCAAATCCGTCCTTATCGAAATCGGGCAGATCCTTGGAAGCTTCAAGGGACGTTTTGCCGTCGTAGGCGGCGCCGTGCCATGGCTGTTGCTGGGCAATGAAGACATGCCCCACGTCGGCACCCTGGATGTGGACCTGGGTTTGGATGCCGAAGCGCTGGGCGATGGCCAGTACGCGCACCTGGTCGAATCGCTGCTGAGCCAAGGGTATGCACAGCGCAAGGAACTCAGGCGATTCCAACTGGTGCGACAGATCCAGGCGAACGACGGCGGTCCTGCCATTGATGTAGTGATCGACTTTCTCATGCCCAGGCAAGCCGAAATCGTGAGGAACGCGCCTGCGCTGATCAGCGAATTCGCGGTACAGCGCGCCGATGGAGCGGATCTCGCGCTACGGTTCTACCAAATGGTCGCTATCGCTGGATCGATGCCTAACGGCGGAACGAACCGCGTTGAAGTCGCCGTCTGCTCCATCCCGGCGCTACTCGCGATGAAAGGCCACGCCATCCAAGGCCGCTACAAGCAAAAGGACGCCTACGACATCTATTACTGTATCCGCAACTATGCCGGCGGCGCCGAGGTGCTGGCGGACGATTGCCTCCCTCTGCTGCAGCATGAGTCCGGCGTCAAAGGCTACACCTACATCGCCGCCAAGTTCGATACCGTCGATGGCTTCGGACCAACTTGTGTGCGTCGGTTTGTCGAGGACGCGAATGTGTTGGGAGAACGAACCGCGGATCAATGGCAGCAGGACGCCTTCGGGCAAGTGGACGCTTGGCTACGGGCTTTGGGACTGCGGACGCAATAA